The proteins below are encoded in one region of Xenopus laevis strain J_2021 chromosome 8L, Xenopus_laevis_v10.1, whole genome shotgun sequence:
- the napa.L gene encoding NSF attachment protein alpha L homeolog, translated as MDNSGKEKEALQLLAEADKKVKSSQSFFSGLFGGSSRMEEACELYARAANMFKMAKNWSAAGNAFCQAAQIHLQVQSKHDAATNFVDAGNAFKKSDPQEAINCLLRAIEIYTDMGRFTIAAKHHISIAEIYESELVDIEKAIAHYEQAADYYKGEESNSSANKCLLKVATYAAQLEQYQKAVEIYEQVGTNAMDSPLLKYSAKEYFFKAALCHFCIDMLNAKLAVQKYEEMYPAFTDARECKLVKKLLDAHEEQNVDSYTDAVKEYDSISRLDQWLTTMLLRIKKTIQGEEEDLR; from the exons ATGGATAACTCAGGGAAGGAGAAGGAAGCTCTGCAGCTCCTGGCTGAGGCTGACAAGAAGGTGAAGTCGTCCCAGTCATTCTTTTCAGGGCTCTTTGG TGGCTCCTCTAGGATGGAAGAAGCATGTGAACTATATGCCCGGGCTGCCAACATGTTTAAGATGGCCAAGAACTGGAGTG CTGCTGGCAATGCCTTCTGCCAGGCTGCCCAGATCCACCTTCAGGTTCAAAGCAAGCATGATGCAGCCACTAACTTTGTGGATGCTGGAAATGCATTCAAGAAATCTGATCCCCAGG AGGCAATTAACTGTCTGCTTCGAGCAATAGAGATCTACACTGACATG ggAAGATTCACCATTGCCGCCAAACATCACATTTCCATAGCAGAGATCTACGAGTCAGAGCTGGTTGACATAGAAAAG GCGATAGCACACTATGAGCAAGCAGCAGACTACTATAAAGGAGAGGAATCCAACAG ttcAGCCAACAAGTGTTTGCTAAAAGTTGCAACCTATGCTGCGCAGCTGGAGCAGTATCAGAAAGCTGTTGAAATTTATGAGCAG gttGGTACCAATGCCATGGACAGCCCACTTTTGAAATACAGCGCAAAAGAGTATTTTTTCAAAGCTGCCCTTTGCCATTTCTGCATCGACATGCTCAATGCCAAG ttggCTGTCCAGAAATATGAGGAAATGTACCCAGCTTTCACTGACGCAAGGGAATGCAAATTAGTTAAG AAACTCCTCGATGCTCACGAAGAGCAAAATGTGGACAGTTATACAGATGCG GTGAAAGAATATGACTCCATCTCCCGCCTGGACCAGTGGCTGACGACCATGCTGTTACGCATAAAAAAGACCATCCAGGGAGAAGAGGAGGACTTACGTTAA
- the napa.L gene encoding NSF attachment protein alpha L homeolog isoform X1: MYSSSASYEACHSSAQLYFLPFAALVLTFCSLFALWAHPTMDNSGKEKEALQLLAEADKKVKSSQSFFSGLFGGSSRMEEACELYARAANMFKMAKNWSAAGNAFCQAAQIHLQVQSKHDAATNFVDAGNAFKKSDPQEAINCLLRAIEIYTDMGRFTIAAKHHISIAEIYESELVDIEKAIAHYEQAADYYKGEESNSSANKCLLKVATYAAQLEQYQKAVEIYEQVGTNAMDSPLLKYSAKEYFFKAALCHFCIDMLNAKLAVQKYEEMYPAFTDARECKLVKKLLDAHEEQNVDSYTDAVKEYDSISRLDQWLTTMLLRIKKTIQGEEEDLR, encoded by the exons ATGTACAGCTCTTCAGCTTCCTACGAGGCCTGTCACTCATCTGCACAgctttattttttgccttttgctGCTCTTGTACTAACCTTTTGCTCCCTGTTCGCTTTGTG GGCCCACCCAACCATGGATAACTCAGGGAAGGAGAAGGAAGCTCTGCAGCTCCTGGCTGAGGCTGACAAGAAGGTGAAGTCGTCCCAGTCATTCTTTTCAGGGCTCTTTGG TGGCTCCTCTAGGATGGAAGAAGCATGTGAACTATATGCCCGGGCTGCCAACATGTTTAAGATGGCCAAGAACTGGAGTG CTGCTGGCAATGCCTTCTGCCAGGCTGCCCAGATCCACCTTCAGGTTCAAAGCAAGCATGATGCAGCCACTAACTTTGTGGATGCTGGAAATGCATTCAAGAAATCTGATCCCCAGG AGGCAATTAACTGTCTGCTTCGAGCAATAGAGATCTACACTGACATG ggAAGATTCACCATTGCCGCCAAACATCACATTTCCATAGCAGAGATCTACGAGTCAGAGCTGGTTGACATAGAAAAG GCGATAGCACACTATGAGCAAGCAGCAGACTACTATAAAGGAGAGGAATCCAACAG ttcAGCCAACAAGTGTTTGCTAAAAGTTGCAACCTATGCTGCGCAGCTGGAGCAGTATCAGAAAGCTGTTGAAATTTATGAGCAG gttGGTACCAATGCCATGGACAGCCCACTTTTGAAATACAGCGCAAAAGAGTATTTTTTCAAAGCTGCCCTTTGCCATTTCTGCATCGACATGCTCAATGCCAAG ttggCTGTCCAGAAATATGAGGAAATGTACCCAGCTTTCACTGACGCAAGGGAATGCAAATTAGTTAAG AAACTCCTCGATGCTCACGAAGAGCAAAATGTGGACAGTTATACAGATGCG GTGAAAGAATATGACTCCATCTCCCGCCTGGACCAGTGGCTGACGACCATGCTGTTACGCATAAAAAAGACCATCCAGGGAGAAGAGGAGGACTTACGTTAA